A single Tenacibaculum sp. 190524A02b DNA region contains:
- a CDS encoding TonB-dependent receptor — protein MTLKQLKKSIPLFFITKKNLLVVFFLMIVSIAFSQQKEITGKVIGQDGEPLIGVSVIIQGTVKGTETDFDGNYKINASSSTVLIFSYIGFKTKNIIVGNKTIINTTLEDDSQALDEVVIVGYGTQKKSDVTGAVGQVKSKELTRVTTTNPTDALQGRVAGVTVTASSGSPGSVADILIRGIGSFGNNRPLFIVDGVQADPYFIDPSNIDSIEVLKDAASAAIYGTRAANGVIIISTKKGKKGKITVNIEQSYSFNTQRKKINLLDANGYVQVHRQMYENAGETLKNYITNPSNINSNWVDATHRDGSLNILNARVSGASDKLNFSLGGNYANETGLLIGSEFQKRGIFANASFKDEKLTVTGAFNYSETNRRTHQFSLRETFQISPLIPIYDPSKESGFGYRDGDIPNHRNPVGEDFFNEGSTRLKYFLANVGVKYELFKNLTLGANYSISNLSNFTNNFHKPFKITDGNGAELDRFFFLSEYDSNFRRNNQEYTINYKFETDNHNLEVLAGYQRINEPFRENNTQAEGWKISDTDLDGNGDLDDKEPVALADENFKTLNAFRVAGATFSGTGTNATYALVSQFGRINYAFKDRYLFQTSVRRDGSSKFGKNSKYGIFPSFALGWKLTEESFMKDQNFFDFLKLRYSWGQAGNDSALNYYAHQALISQGPNSWDGGYVFGTPQASSTGSIARDLENPDLQWETNISSNIGIDYSILNRKIKGSINYYNTQTKDLLIVKEVAPSSGVRNPVVNVGEFENNGLEFELGYNDTFNEVKFSAFATFSTLNSEVTKLGRADQILKGNGLLFGADHFVNQTKVGYEPGAYFLPVADGIFQSQAEIDQHDPNGTLQPDAKPGDIRFIDQNNDGILDDKDETYQGSALPSYEYSLNLTADYRGIDFNIFFQGVGGNKIYNGNRFQSLGLDTGRNFEADALNAWTPSNTNTDIPRAVLGDPNGNNRASTRFLEKGDYLRIKTIQLGYSLPKSILENINVSKLRFFVTGQNLFTFTNYSGLDPEVAGSILSRGIDRALYPKFKSVILGAQLQF, from the coding sequence ATGACACTAAAACAATTAAAAAAGAGTATTCCACTATTTTTTATCACAAAAAAAAACCTACTAGTAGTGTTTTTTTTAATGATAGTGAGTATTGCCTTTTCACAACAAAAAGAAATTACAGGTAAAGTAATTGGACAAGATGGAGAACCCTTAATTGGAGTATCCGTAATTATTCAAGGAACCGTAAAAGGAACAGAAACTGATTTTGATGGAAATTACAAAATAAACGCTTCATCATCTACAGTTCTAATTTTCAGCTATATTGGATTTAAAACGAAAAACATTATAGTTGGCAACAAAACAATTATTAATACAACACTTGAAGACGACTCTCAAGCTTTAGATGAAGTAGTTATTGTTGGATATGGTACCCAAAAAAAGAGTGATGTTACTGGAGCTGTTGGACAAGTTAAGTCTAAAGAGCTAACAAGAGTAACAACAACAAACCCTACCGATGCCCTTCAAGGTCGTGTAGCTGGTGTAACAGTAACTGCTTCCTCTGGTTCTCCTGGTAGCGTTGCTGATATTTTAATTAGAGGAATTGGTAGTTTTGGAAACAACAGACCTCTTTTTATTGTAGATGGTGTCCAAGCTGACCCATACTTCATTGATCCTAGTAACATTGACTCAATAGAAGTTTTAAAAGATGCTGCTTCTGCTGCTATTTACGGTACAAGAGCCGCTAATGGTGTAATTATAATTTCTACCAAAAAAGGAAAAAAAGGTAAAATTACTGTCAATATAGAACAATCATATAGCTTTAACACACAAAGAAAAAAAATTAATCTATTAGACGCTAACGGTTATGTACAAGTTCACAGGCAAATGTATGAGAACGCAGGTGAAACTTTAAAAAACTACATTACTAATCCTTCTAATATAAATTCTAACTGGGTAGATGCTACGCATAGAGACGGAAGTTTAAACATACTTAATGCAAGAGTAAGTGGAGCTTCTGACAAGTTAAATTTTAGCTTAGGTGGAAATTACGCAAATGAAACTGGTCTTTTAATTGGCTCAGAGTTTCAAAAAAGAGGAATTTTTGCAAATGCTTCTTTTAAAGATGAAAAATTAACCGTTACTGGTGCTTTTAATTATTCAGAAACCAATAGACGCACTCATCAATTCTCGTTAAGAGAAACTTTCCAAATATCACCACTAATTCCAATATACGACCCTTCAAAAGAGTCTGGTTTTGGTTATAGAGATGGTGATATACCAAACCACAGAAACCCTGTTGGTGAAGACTTTTTTAATGAAGGAAGCACTAGATTAAAGTATTTTTTAGCCAATGTTGGTGTTAAATATGAATTATTTAAAAACCTAACTCTTGGCGCTAATTATTCTATTTCTAATTTATCAAATTTCACTAATAATTTCCACAAACCATTTAAAATTACTGATGGAAATGGTGCCGAACTTGATCGTTTCTTCTTTCTTTCAGAATACGACAGTAACTTTAGAAGAAATAATCAAGAATACACTATTAACTACAAGTTTGAGACCGACAACCATAACTTAGAGGTACTTGCTGGTTATCAGAGAATAAATGAACCTTTTAGAGAAAATAACACACAAGCTGAAGGATGGAAAATTTCTGATACTGATTTAGATGGAAATGGAGACCTAGATGATAAGGAACCTGTTGCTTTGGCTGATGAAAACTTCAAAACCTTAAATGCCTTTAGAGTTGCTGGTGCTACTTTTTCTGGAACAGGAACCAATGCTACATATGCACTTGTTTCTCAATTTGGTAGAATTAATTATGCTTTTAAAGATAGATACTTATTTCAGACTAGTGTAAGAAGAGACGGAAGTTCAAAATTTGGTAAAAACAGTAAGTACGGTATCTTTCCTTCATTTGCATTAGGTTGGAAACTTACTGAAGAAAGTTTTATGAAAGATCAAAACTTTTTTGATTTTTTGAAGCTTCGTTATAGTTGGGGACAAGCAGGTAATGATAGTGCTTTGAATTATTATGCACATCAAGCTTTAATCTCTCAAGGTCCAAATTCTTGGGATGGTGGATATGTATTTGGCACTCCTCAAGCTTCATCTACAGGTAGTATTGCAAGAGACTTAGAAAACCCAGATTTACAATGGGAAACTAATATTTCTTCAAACATTGGTATTGATTACTCTATACTGAATAGAAAAATAAAAGGTTCTATTAACTATTACAATACACAAACTAAAGATTTATTAATAGTAAAAGAAGTTGCTCCTTCTAGCGGTGTTAGAAATCCAGTAGTAAACGTAGGGGAATTTGAAAATAATGGACTTGAATTTGAGTTAGGCTATAACGACACTTTTAACGAAGTTAAATTTTCTGCTTTTGCTACTTTTTCAACTTTAAATAGTGAAGTTACAAAGCTTGGTAGAGCTGATCAAATATTAAAAGGTAATGGACTCCTTTTTGGTGCTGATCATTTTGTTAATCAAACCAAAGTAGGATACGAGCCAGGCGCTTACTTTTTACCTGTTGCAGATGGTATTTTTCAATCACAAGCAGAAATAGATCAACATGATCCAAATGGCACTTTACAACCTGATGCTAAACCAGGTGACATCCGTTTTATTGATCAAAATAACGATGGTATATTAGATGATAAAGATGAAACATACCAAGGTAGCGCTTTACCTAGTTACGAATACAGTTTAAACTTAACAGCTGATTATAGAGGAATAGATTTTAATATCTTTTTTCAAGGTGTTGGAGGTAATAAAATATACAACGGAAACAGGTTTCAGTCTTTAGGCTTAGATACTGGTAGAAACTTTGAAGCTGATGCGTTAAACGCATGGACTCCTTCTAACACAAATACAGATATTCCAAGAGCTGTACTTGGTGATCCAAACGGAAACAATAGAGCCTCTACTAGATTTTTAGAGAAAGGTGACTACTTACGTATTAAAACAATTCAATTAGGGTATTCACTTCCAAAAAGCATTCTAGAAAACATAAATGTAAGCAAACTACGCTTTTTTGTAACTGGTCAAAACCTATTCACATTTACTAATTATAGTGGACTAGATCCAGAAGTTGCAGGTTCTATCCTATCTAGAGGTATTGACAGAGCATTATACCCAAAATTTAAATCTGTAATTCTTGGGGCTCAACTTCAATTTTAA
- a CDS encoding RagB/SusD family nutrient uptake outer membrane protein, whose translation MKNIIITLLTVIIFTSCNDDTFLDQKSPDQLTSGSFWRNAADAQAGLTAAYSELESRSNFWDGWQEGRPVVEYFRSDYALPGPDASNYAHWMSIFNFNYTNGHTFINVLWTTNYKGLNFANQVITKVNKMTPEQISNVDKKQIIGEATFLRGYYHFKLLTLYEKIIVRTEIISEKTLDKALASRPEAWQAIIQDFKDAASMLQNKEMTEAGRATKGAAYAYLGKAYLHKAGDASSADTNDFKNAADAFKKVTDGSSGNYSLEPDFLSNFNGENENNQESVFELQFKTGDANSWNATRLHAFIGDWSIGGWGGIEATKALETTMKSEGMIATNGLYDNRLYGTIYFRDPFYNDTSTSQMQGSTWDALMNSQYNNTNDNKVYFRKWLPNYVRNNSYIGLNVTLMRYADVLLMYAEALNETGATNEAINLINEIRAKHGLMPPITVTTKDDVKNQIIHERTMELTLESVRFYDLRRWGMLDNAMNASGRTGFSSDSHAYLPVPLSEINNNNEVN comes from the coding sequence ATGAAAAATATAATAATCACATTATTAACTGTAATCATTTTTACTTCATGTAATGATGATACTTTTTTAGATCAAAAATCTCCTGATCAATTAACTTCAGGTTCTTTCTGGAGAAATGCAGCTGATGCACAAGCTGGATTAACCGCTGCATACTCCGAATTAGAATCAAGAAGTAACTTTTGGGATGGATGGCAAGAAGGAAGACCTGTTGTTGAATATTTCAGATCAGACTATGCTTTACCTGGTCCAGATGCTTCAAACTACGCACATTGGATGTCAATATTTAATTTTAATTACACCAATGGTCATACATTTATTAATGTTTTATGGACTACTAATTATAAAGGACTGAACTTTGCTAATCAAGTAATTACAAAGGTAAATAAAATGACACCTGAGCAAATTTCTAATGTCGATAAAAAACAAATTATTGGAGAAGCAACTTTCTTAAGAGGATATTATCATTTTAAATTATTAACTCTCTATGAAAAAATAATTGTAAGAACTGAAATTATTTCAGAAAAAACATTGGATAAAGCATTAGCTTCAAGGCCTGAAGCTTGGCAAGCTATCATTCAAGATTTCAAAGACGCAGCTTCAATGCTACAAAACAAAGAAATGACCGAAGCTGGAAGAGCCACTAAAGGAGCTGCATATGCGTACTTAGGTAAAGCATATCTACATAAAGCAGGCGATGCTAGTTCCGCTGACACTAATGACTTTAAAAATGCTGCTGATGCATTTAAAAAAGTTACTGATGGTAGCTCAGGAAACTACAGTTTAGAGCCTGATTTTTTAAGTAATTTTAATGGTGAAAATGAGAATAATCAAGAATCTGTTTTTGAATTACAGTTTAAAACAGGAGATGCTAATTCATGGAATGCCACAAGACTTCACGCCTTCATAGGTGATTGGTCTATTGGAGGATGGGGCGGCATTGAAGCTACTAAAGCTTTAGAAACCACTATGAAATCTGAAGGAATGATAGCCACTAATGGACTATATGATAATAGACTATATGGAACCATCTATTTTAGAGATCCTTTTTACAATGATACCTCAACATCACAAATGCAAGGCTCTACTTGGGATGCACTTATGAACAGCCAGTATAACAATACCAATGACAATAAAGTATATTTTAGAAAATGGCTTCCTAATTATGTCAGAAACAATTCATATATAGGTCTTAATGTCACTTTAATGAGATATGCAGATGTCCTATTAATGTATGCTGAAGCATTGAATGAAACTGGCGCTACAAATGAAGCCATTAATTTAATTAATGAAATAAGAGCTAAACATGGTTTAATGCCTCCAATTACAGTAACAACTAAAGATGATGTTAAAAACCAAATTATTCACGAGAGAACAATGGAGTTAACGTTAGAATCTGTTCGTTTTTACGATTTAAGAAGATGGGGAATGTTAGACAATGCTATGAATGCAAGTGGAAGAACCGGTTTTTCATCTGATTCACACGCATACTTACCCGTTCCTTTATCAGAAATTAATAATAACAATGAAGTAAACTAA
- a CDS encoding alpha-N-acetylglucosaminidase translates to MILSKTKLLLLFTTIYCLGCKPNKQSSLTQKDNTMMTIKNVLNRSIGTKNSNHFSLELIKDSTNTDWFSLENRNDSILVQGNSPVALIRGVYDYLKNECNSIYSWSGKNIQIPSPLPPVNRKVQSPYQYRYYFNVVTHGYSTPYWDWERWEKEIDWMTLHGINMPLIGGAHEAILARVFKKIGLQEEEINQYFSGPAHFPWNRMGNLNGWDGTLPKSYFQKQIKLTHQMLERMRTLNITPIIHAFAGFVPKGIKRVFPDAEVRELGWGGGLPLENNGFILSPTSKLFLEIGSLYIKEWEKEFGEAEYYLADSFNEMDAPLSNEPEKALAELASYGKSVYQSIKNANPNATWVMQGWTFPYHKKNGKLFWTPERLKALVSEVPDDKLLILDLANEYNHDFWKIPPSWKMYDGFFNKKWIYSFIPNMGAKIPLNGKLNTYASIPFDALNYKNKKNLIGFGFAPEGIENNELIYELLSDVAWRTQPINLDNWLANYATQRYGSYPQNMKTAYDWLRKSAYGTFTDHPMHRYQFRPYHKPEGVEDHATVHHSLEFGKAVEAFLQCAPELKNSSLYTYDAIEMVTQYLGLVADQQLLRFLDNSQEQPLKEPLHILFNIDKLLASHPNRKLNDWIDFARKWGDTKEEKNYYESNAKRLITTWGGDPVNDYSGRVWNGLIKDYYIPRWENYHNDNSNERKQHMRKWEEKWIVTPYNTSIQPFSNPLGKSIELFNQYKNNLSSK, encoded by the coding sequence ATGATCCTTTCAAAAACAAAACTATTACTACTATTTACAACTATTTATTGTTTAGGATGTAAACCAAACAAACAATCTTCTTTAACCCAAAAAGACAATACCATGATGACTATTAAAAATGTTCTAAATAGAAGTATCGGAACAAAAAATAGCAATCACTTTTCTCTGGAGTTAATTAAAGACAGTACCAACACAGACTGGTTTTCTTTAGAAAATAGAAATGATTCAATATTAGTCCAAGGTAATTCTCCTGTAGCACTTATACGTGGTGTGTATGATTATTTAAAAAATGAATGTAATAGTATTTATAGTTGGTCAGGAAAAAATATTCAAATTCCTTCTCCTCTTCCTCCTGTAAACAGAAAAGTACAATCTCCTTATCAATACAGATATTATTTTAATGTAGTAACTCATGGCTACTCCACTCCTTATTGGGATTGGGAACGATGGGAAAAAGAAATTGACTGGATGACTTTGCATGGTATCAATATGCCTTTAATAGGCGGAGCACATGAGGCTATTTTAGCTAGAGTTTTTAAAAAAATAGGATTACAAGAAGAAGAAATTAATCAATATTTTTCAGGACCAGCACATTTCCCTTGGAACAGAATGGGAAATTTAAATGGTTGGGACGGTACTTTACCTAAAAGCTACTTTCAAAAACAGATTAAGCTCACCCATCAGATGTTAGAGCGAATGCGTACTTTAAATATAACACCTATTATTCATGCTTTTGCTGGTTTTGTCCCAAAAGGGATTAAAAGAGTTTTTCCTGATGCAGAAGTAAGAGAATTAGGTTGGGGAGGTGGATTACCATTAGAAAACAATGGTTTTATCCTTTCGCCTACTAGTAAACTATTTTTAGAAATTGGTTCGCTTTATATTAAAGAATGGGAAAAAGAATTTGGTGAAGCTGAATATTATTTAGCTGATAGTTTTAATGAAATGGACGCACCTCTTTCTAACGAACCTGAAAAAGCACTTGCCGAATTAGCTTCTTATGGAAAATCTGTATACCAATCTATTAAAAATGCTAACCCTAACGCTACTTGGGTTATGCAAGGTTGGACATTTCCTTATCATAAAAAAAACGGTAAACTTTTTTGGACTCCTGAACGATTAAAAGCTTTGGTATCTGAAGTACCTGATGATAAATTATTAATTCTTGATTTAGCCAATGAATACAATCATGATTTTTGGAAAATACCTCCTTCTTGGAAAATGTATGATGGTTTTTTTAACAAAAAATGGATTTATTCTTTTATACCAAACATGGGAGCTAAAATTCCTTTAAACGGAAAATTAAACACGTATGCTTCTATCCCTTTTGATGCACTAAATTATAAGAACAAAAAGAATTTAATAGGTTTTGGTTTCGCTCCTGAGGGAATTGAAAATAACGAACTAATTTATGAGCTTTTATCTGATGTTGCATGGAGAACACAACCTATAAACCTTGATAATTGGTTAGCCAATTACGCAACTCAACGCTACGGTAGCTACCCTCAAAACATGAAAACAGCTTATGATTGGCTACGTAAGTCTGCTTATGGTACTTTTACTGATCACCCAATGCATCGTTATCAATTTAGACCTTATCACAAACCTGAAGGTGTAGAAGATCACGCAACTGTACATCATTCTTTGGAATTTGGTAAAGCTGTTGAAGCTTTCTTACAATGTGCTCCAGAATTAAAAAACAGCTCTCTTTATACCTATGATGCTATTGAAATGGTAACTCAATATTTAGGTTTAGTTGCAGACCAACAACTATTGCGTTTTTTAGATAATTCTCAAGAGCAACCTCTAAAGGAACCTTTACATATTCTTTTTAATATAGATAAACTTTTAGCTTCTCACCCTAATAGAAAATTAAATGATTGGATAGATTTTGCTAGAAAATGGGGAGATACTAAAGAAGAAAAAAATTATTACGAATCTAATGCTAAGAGATTGATTACAACTTGGGGCGGCGACCCTGTAAACGATTATTCTGGACGTGTTTGGAATGGGCTTATCAAAGATTATTACATACCTAGATGGGAAAACTACCATAACGACAACTCTAATGAACGAAAACAACACATGAGAAAGTGGGAAGAAAAATGGATTGTAACTCCATACAATACATCAATACAACCTTTTTCTAACCCTTTGGGAAAATCAATTGAATTATTTAACCAATATAAAAATAATCTATCCTCAAAATAA